The genome window ATCTGCTGAATATCGTAAACAGCAATAGGATCTATGCCGCTAAAGGGCTCATCAAGCAATATAAAATCCGGCATTATGGAAAGGCACCTGGCTATTTCGACTCGACGCCGTTCTCCACCACTGAGAGCATACCCAGGAATATTAGCTAAATTAGTCAGGCCAAATTCTTCCAGTATGTGGGAAACCATCATATCCATTTCTTTCTTACTCTTTCCCTGTTCTTGGAAAATAACTTCTATATTTTCTTTTACTGTAAGATTTCTGAAAACAGAGGCCTCTTGAGGAAGATATCCCACACCTATACGCGCTCGTCTGAACATGGGGAAGGGTGTAATGTCTCTTGAATCAATCATCACTCGACCTGAGTCAGGTTTAATAAGACCTACAATCATATAAAAAGTGGTCGTCTTTCCTGCACCATTAGGACCAAGGAGCCCCACAATTTCACCCATATGAACATCAATATTCACAGATGAAACTACAGTGCGCCCTTTATAGGCCTTACAAACATTACGGGCCTTAAGAATCTTTGCGCTCATCTTCTGAGTTTCCTTTCTTATCCTGCATCTGAATTGTAACTTGGGGTTTTCCTGATGCAGACATCTTTCCTGACTTCGGAGAGTAAAGTATTTCTTCTGCTCTTAGCGTACGTTCCGGCTGTACCGCGAGAGCATTGCCTCGCACTTTTACCAGATCCTGAGCTTGGGAATAAACAGCGTTAGAACCTGTAATACGAGTTTTTTGTCCATCAGTTCCAGTTATGATAATTACAACATTTCCAGAAGCTTGAATATCCGATGTTTCCCCATTCTTGATTTTTCCTTTTATTGAAGAAGCTGAAAGAAACATTTTCTGCTGACTGTCCTCAAATTTTTTTACTTTTTCTGCTTCAAAAGCAGTTTTACTCACTTTCAGCTCCTGAGCCTCTACAGAACGCGGCCCAATATACCCAGATACGCCTCCTAACAAGGAATACCAACCATTTTCAGAAAGGTCGCCTTCCAAAGTCGTACTCTTAAGATCTACAGGTTCTTGTTCCCATTTTCCAGTAATATGAACTCCACCTAATAGAGTCACGTGGCGATTATCAAGATTTCCCTTTCCAGTAGGAGCCATAATAAGCAAATCAACTCTCTGTATGCGAACGTTGCCATCAGCAGTAAAATCACCTGTTCTAGAGTGATACACCATGCTATCTGCCGTTACATGGGCCTCTACCGCCCATAAAGTACCTGCACAGATACAAAGCAAGGCCAAAATAGTTAAAATTTTTACATGCCTGAGGCTTTTTTTCATATACCTTACACCGTCCCCGTAAAAGATACGACGTAAAAACGCCGCAGTTATTCTACATTATATCTGCTATTGGAAGAAGCTCTCTATTAGGACTTCTTCTTTTCTTGAAATTTCCACTCTAAAGCCTCTATGGCATCGTCAACAGTAGAAGATGAAACAACGCATGTCACAGCACTTTCCGTTGCTAAAATCATATCAATATTTATGCCTTTATGAGCGAGAGCAGAAAAAACCTTTGAAGGAAGTTTTATATCAGTTCCATCAATCAAAACAGATACCTTCGCGATCTCAGAATCAAAGGTTACCCCCTGCGCTCCAATTTCCATAGACACAGCTCGGCAAACACGTATTGCTCCCTCTATTCCACTCTTTTGAACTAGAAAAGCAATATCATTAACTTGTCCTCTCATAACGCTCTGAACAATCATTTCCACTCTGATTTCAGCATCGGCAAGGGCAGAAAACAAAGAAGCAGCTATACCTGGAATATCTGGAACCCCCAACAGGGCAACTTTGGCCACATCTAAGCTTTTCTGAATCTGACTGTTAGTTTTCTTTTTGGCAGTTATTTTAAAAACCTCCCCTCAAAAGTGTAGATTTAAAGCACGCTTAAGCCTTCACGCTCTTCACTAAGAACAAAAAAACGGGAGCGAATACCGTATCGTGAAAAGATGGAGCACATATGTCTGGCAACGTCTCCTGCAACTTCTTCTGTAAAGGCTATCATACTTGGGCCAGATCCGCTAATGGCAACTCCGAGACAACCGGGAGCATTAGAAAGTTCGTTAAGTATATCTTCTCCACCAGGAAAAAGGCGAGCTCGAAAAGGCTGATGTAACCGATCCCCCATAGCCCAAGGTAAATTGTTCCAATTGCCGGTACTCCAC of Aminobacterium sp. MB27-C1 contains these proteins:
- the lptB gene encoding LPS export ABC transporter ATP-binding protein, with amino-acid sequence MSAKILKARNVCKAYKGRTVVSSVNIDVHMGEIVGLLGPNGAGKTTTFYMIVGLIKPDSGRVMIDSRDITPFPMFRRARIGVGYLPQEASVFRNLTVKENIEVIFQEQGKSKKEMDMMVSHILEEFGLTNLANIPGYALSGGERRRVEIARCLSIMPDFILLDEPFSGIDPIAVYDIQQIILSLRAKGYGILLTDHNVRDTLAITDRTYLIHQGEIVIEGSPDEVAQSDVARKFYLGDRFSW
- a CDS encoding LptA/OstA family protein, whose translation is MKKSLRHVKILTILALLCICAGTLWAVEAHVTADSMVYHSRTGDFTADGNVRIQRVDLLIMAPTGKGNLDNRHVTLLGGVHITGKWEQEPVDLKSTTLEGDLSENGWYSLLGGVSGYIGPRSVEAQELKVSKTAFEAEKVKKFEDSQQKMFLSASSIKGKIKNGETSDIQASGNVVIIITGTDGQKTRITGSNAVYSQAQDLVKVRGNALAVQPERTLRAEEILYSPKSGKMSASGKPQVTIQMQDKKGNSEDERKDS
- a CDS encoding ACT domain-containing protein encodes the protein MAKVALLGVPDIPGIAASLFSALADAEIRVEMIVQSVMRGQVNDIAFLVQKSGIEGAIRVCRAVSMEIGAQGVTFDSEIAKVSVLIDGTDIKLPSKVFSALAHKGINIDMILATESAVTCVVSSSTVDDAIEALEWKFQEKKKS